From Pseudobythopirellula maris:
GATCCCTTCATCAGGTTCACGAGCTTGCCGCAGATAGCCAACCCGAGGCCGGCGCCGCCGAACTCGCGTGTCGTGGAGGTGTCGGCCTGGGTGAACGCCTCGAACAAGCGATCGCAATCGTCCGGCTTGATGCCGATGCCGGTGTCTTCGACCGTGAAACGGATCTGCTCGCCCTGCTTGCGCACCAGCAGGTTCACCTCGCCCTCGCTGGTGAACTTCAGCGCGTTGCTCACAAGGTTGATGATCACCTGACCGATCCGCTCCGAATCGCCCACGTAGCCGTCGGGCACTTCGGGGCCGACCTCGCAGTTCAGTTCGATGCCCGCCAGGTGCGCCTGGGTGGCGAAGCGTTCGGCGATCGATTCGGTCATCTCACGCAGGCTGAAGGGCGTTTCCTCCAGATCGATGCGTCCCGCCTCGATCTTGGAGAAGTCCAGCACGTCGCTGATGACCGACAGCAGCGCGTCCGCGCTGCCGCGAGCGACGCCCACGTAGTGCGACACCTGCTCGCTCATCCGCTCGCCCCGCAGCAGGTCGAGCATGCCGATCACGCCGTTCAGGGGCGTTCGTATCTCGTGGCTCATGTTGGCCAAGAACTCGTTCTTGGCGTCGCTGGCGGAGCGGGCCGCTTCGACCTCGGCGTGCATCGAGCGTTTGCAGTCGCTCACGTCGTGCACGGTCCCGATCCAGCAGACCAACTCGTCCTCGGCGTCGCGCACCGGGATGAGACTCTCCAGGAGCCACGCCTCGCCGCCATCGGCCAGCGTGACGTGGGTCTCGAAGTCGGTCACTCGCTGTTTATGCGCCAACGCGTTGCGGTACACGGTTTCCGCTTTGTTGCCGGTGAGCCAAGGCGCGTCGTCGCGGCCCAGGAACTCTTCTTCGCTCGTGGCGTGTAGGGTCTTGAGCATCGCGGCGTTCACCGAGACGATCCGCCCCTCGTGGTCGCGTTGGTAGACGCCCACCCCGGCGTTCTCGAGCACCGCGTTCAGACGCAGCGTTCCCGAGTCGCAAAGCTCGGCGCCGCCCCCCGCGCGCTGAGACTGGGCCCGGCGTACGCGGGCCGTCGCCTCGATCGCGAAGAGCCCGCCTAGCAGGATCGGCGCCGGCGCGGCCCAAGCGCCTTTGCCAGAAGCCAACAACGCCAACGACGAGAACGCCGTCAGCACGACCAGCGCCCCTTGGTAACGGCGACGCATCGATCGTTCGAACAACGCTTCGGACGAATCGCCCGTCGCGTTGTCGAGCAGTGTCGGGCCGAGGCGATGGGGTTCGCTCATGTTAAAACCAACTTGCGTGATGACTGGAAAGCCGCTGCAATGGCGGGCCCTGAGGCCACGCAAGGATTGCGGCTCTGCAAGTCTTGTTCACCGGTCGGCGCACCACGGCGCGAGCGACGCGAGTTCGGCATGCCGTGCCTGGGGTCTTCTCGTCAGCACCGGTCCAACCGGTGCAACACGCACGATGAGACCATTCGTTGCAGGTCTCTCCGCCCTGCCCTTCATAAAGCAACAACGGCAGTTGGCAGGAACATCAGCCGCGTTGGCGATGGGCCCGGGGCAAGACCGCCCCGCAGAGAGACGCCAAGAGCCCCAGGGCCGCTGGCTCGGGCACGGCCGCCGACACGGCGCTCGCCGTCGCCCCGTGATAGTGATCTCGCCAAACCGTGAAGTCGGCCGCGTCGACCACGCCGTTGGCGTTGCCGTCGGCCGCCAGCTGGTTGGTCGACCCGTAGGTGTCGACCCACGCGGCGTAGTCCTCCACACCAACCGTCCCATCGCCGTTGTAGTCGCCCGGGACGGCGGTCGCGGTGAGCGACACGGTCCACTCGATCTGCTGCTGGAAGCCTGCCGGATCGAGCCGGATCAGGTCGAGCACGCCTCCCGCGAAGGCGTGATCGAGGGCGTTGTCGTAAGCCAACGCCCGCACGGTGTGCTCGCCCGCGGCGAGTCCCCAGTGCTGCGGGTCGAACTCACTGCCCTGGGCGCCCTCGACGATCGTGTCGTCCACGTACCAGTCGACGGCGATCACGGTGGGGTCGATTACTTCGACCCACAGCGTTTCGGGATCGAGCAGCGGCGTGAGATTCGACAGGTGGTCGTCGATCGGGTCGACCTGGGCGTAGATCGCCTCGATGATCGCCTCGCGCGAGACCGCGTCGTACGGCTCGTCGAGCGAGCGCATCTTGCTGTCGCGCGAGGGGCGGTAGACGTCGGTTGCGTAGTAGCGGGCCCCCTCGTAGACGCCGATGTCGAGGTCCGAACCGCGTGGGTCGTCGAAGCCGAGCCACCGCTCCCACTTCTGGCCCGTGGGGTCGATGGTCACGTTCACCTCGCTCGGCTCGCCAAACGGGAACGGGTCGTCGTGGCTGACGTACTCGTCGGCCAAGTCGGCGAAGGCGTGGCCCACCTCGTGCAGCGCAATCTCGTGGGCCTGTGGGTTCGCCCCGGCAAAGGTGGCCCAAGAGCCGCCCGAGCCGCCGTACTTCGCGTCGTTGACCGTCGTGTACCGCATGTCGGCCGTCACGCCCGTGCCGGCTAGCGCATCGCCGAGTGCGGCGTTGGCCTTGGACGTGCTCACTGTGAGCAGCCGCTCGATGTCGTTGGCGTAGTACTTCGCGTCGAGCGCCGTGTCTCGGAAGACGCCCTCGGGCGGCTTGTCGGCGCCCGACTCGTTGCTGACCACCTCGACCTGGTGGACGTTGAAGAAGTTCTGGTACCGCGGAAACGGATCGGCCAACCCGCCGGCTGCGGAGCCGCCGCCGAAGAGGTAGTCGAGATAGCTCCCAACGTGGTCGTCGAACAGCCCCGCGTCGTGGTCGGCCTGGGTGTAGCCGTCGCCGAGGAAGACGATGTCGACGCGGTTGGCCGGGTCGCCCGTCTGGACGAGCGTCGTCAGCTGCGCGAACGCCGTCCGCGCGGCGCCCCCCGCCAAGAGCGTGAGCGCAAAGCAAGCCAGTGTGAAGAACCGTGGGTGTCGCATCGGTGGTGGTCCCGGCCAGCGCCGCCCCGTGGCGGCCGATAAGCAGGGACCATCCTACAACGCCTACTTGCCCTTGTCGTCCTCGCCGGTCTCGAGAACCGCGAGGAAGGCTTTTTGCGGGATGTCGACCTGGCCGATCGACTTCATCCGCTTCTTGCCCTCTTTCTGCTTCTCCCAGAGCTTGCGCTTGCGGCTGATGTCGCCGCCGTAGCACTTGGCCGTGACGTTCTTGCGCATCGCGCTGATCGTCTCACGCGCCAGGATGCGCGTGCCGATGCCCGCCTGGAGCGGAACCTCGAACATGTGGCGGGGGATCTCGCTCTTGAGCTTCTTGATCACGGCCCGGCCGCGGGTCTCCGCGTCGCGACGGTCGCAGACGATCGACAGCGCGTCGACCCGGTCGCCCTTGACCAGCACGTCGAGCCGCACGAGGTCGCCCTCCTCGTAGCCCTTGATCTCGTAATCCATCGTGCCGAAGCCGCGGGTGATGCTCTTCAGGCGGTCGTGCATGTCGTACACCACCTCGGCGAGCGCCAGGTCGTAGACCAGCATCGCGCGGGTGGGCGAGAGGTACTCTTGGCGGATGAACTCGCCGCGGCGGTCGGCGCACAGCTTCATGATCCCGCCGATGTACTCGGTCGGC
This genomic window contains:
- a CDS encoding M64 family metallopeptidase; the protein is MRHPRFFTLACFALTLLAGGAARTAFAQLTTLVQTGDPANRVDIVFLGDGYTQADHDAGLFDDHVGSYLDYLFGGGSAAGGLADPFPRYQNFFNVHQVEVVSNESGADKPPEGVFRDTALDAKYYANDIERLLTVSTSKANAALGDALAGTGVTADMRYTTVNDAKYGGSGGSWATFAGANPQAHEIALHEVGHAFADLADEYVSHDDPFPFGEPSEVNVTIDPTGQKWERWLGFDDPRGSDLDIGVYEGARYYATDVYRPSRDSKMRSLDEPYDAVSREAIIEAIYAQVDPIDDHLSNLTPLLDPETLWVEVIDPTVIAVDWYVDDTIVEGAQGSEFDPQHWGLAAGEHTVRALAYDNALDHAFAGGVLDLIRLDPAGFQQQIEWTVSLTATAVPGDYNGDGTVGVEDYAAWVDTYGSTNQLAADGNANGVVDAADFTVWRDHYHGATASAVSAAVPEPAALGLLASLCGAVLPRAHRQRG